The Candidatus Omnitrophota bacterium genomic interval TTTACACCGGCGGTCTTCTTGTTTTCCATCTCCTTGGCGAGCTCTTCGGGGGACAGTTTTTCTATCGCCTTCTTGGGTTTGCTCTTGGCTGACGCTTTTTCTTTCTTCGCTTTTTTGTCAACGGACCTGGTTTTTTCTTCAAGCGCTTCTGTCTCTTCCGGTTTGGCCCTCTTGACTATACGTATGCCGCCCAGTTTGCTTTTCTTCTCGGGTTTGGTTTTTTCCTCCTTGGTCTTTTCTTTGACCTTTTCTTCCTTGGGAGGCTTCTCTTTTTTGGCGACGGGTTGCTCAGTCTTTTTGCCCGTTTTTTTCTCTTTCTTTTCCTTTTTCTCTTTTTTTTCTTTTTTTTCTTTTTTTGGTTCTTTTTCCTTCTTCGGGGCCTTCTTGACCTTGGCTGCCTTCTTGGCGGGTTTCTTCGGTGGTTTCACTCCGCCCAGCTTAAGGCGTACCAGCCCGGCTATCTTATCGTCTATTTCGCTATCAGGTGTATCCGCATCAACATAGAACTTCTTCAGCTGTTCAAAAATGTTCTCAACGGGTACATCCAGTTCTTTTGCCAGTTTTTTTATTTTAATGGACATATAACTCCTGCTCTATTTCTCTTGCTGGTCGGTTTCCTTTTCTTCTTCCCGAGTCTCTTCCTCGGAGGGGGTTTCGTCTTCGGCCTTTTCTTCTTCGGCCTCCTCGCTGGTCTCTTCCTCCGGGACCTCTTCAGCGGCTTCCTCTTCCGCCGGGGTTTTCCCCTGCTCTTCGGGCATTTCTTCTTCAGGCTCCTTCGGCTGTTCAGCCTCTTCGGCAGCTTCCTCTTCAGGCGCCTCTTCCACCGCTTCTTCCTGAGAAGCTTCGGACTCTTTTTCCGCGGCCTCTTCGGCCTCCTGAGCTTCGACCTGCGCGGCCGCATCTTCACAGGCTGCTATTATCTTCTCTGCGGTCTTCTGACCTACACCATCAAGCTCCAAAAGCCCCTCGGCACCGGATTGAAGCACCTTCTCGACACTGTCAAACCCCGCCCCTTCAAGGGTCTTGAGGGTCTTTTCGCCTATCCCCTGTACCTCGGTAATGGGTATCTCCCACACTACTTCGGTCGACTCGGCTATCAGTTCCCATCCCAGCAGCTTGGACGCCAGCCTTATGTTCCTTCCTTTCTTGCCTATAAGAAGCGAAAGCTGGTCCTGCGGTACCACTAAAGTTATGGTCTTGCTTTCCCTGTCCACGACCATCTGTGATATCTCCGCGGGACTTACGGCCGTCTTTAAATAAGTCCGGATATCATCGTCCCAGCGGACGATATCTATCCTTTCGCCGTGAAGCTCCCTGACGATATCCCTTACGCGGGATCCCCGCATACCCACACAGGCTCCCACAGGATCGACTTTCTCTTCCTTGGAACTGACGGCGATCTTGGTCCGTTCTCCGGCTTCGCGAGCTATGGACTTTATTTCAACTATACCCTGGGATATTTCCGGGACTTCAAGTTCAAACAGTTTTTTAACGAACCCCTCGTCCGTACGGGAGAGTATGATCTCGGGGCCGCTGGTCCCCCGTTCCACTTTCTGCAGATAAGCCCTGATCTGTTCCCCCTGGCGGAACCTTTCGCGGGGGATCTGACCGGATTTGGGCAAAAGGGCCTCGGTGTCATCAAGTTCAACGATCACGTTACCTTTTTCAAAACGATGCACTCCTCCGCTGACGATACTTCCGACCTTTTTCTCGTATTTTTCGAATATCACGTCCCTTTCGGCTTCGCGTATTTTCTGTATAATGACCTGTTTGGCCGTCTGGGCGGCGATTCGTCCGAACCTTTCGTTCTCAACAACCTCCCCTTCGGAAAAGACCGTGATCTCGCCGGTCTCCTGATCCATGGTAACGGTGATGTCTTCCTTGGATATATCCGGATCGTCTATGACCTTGCGCGCCGCGCTCACCAGAGCGCTTTCTATGGCGGCGAAAAGGATATCCTTGCTGATACCTTTTTCCCTCTCGATCCTTTCTAACGCGGTTAACAGTGCTCCGTTCATGTCATTACTCCATGTTCTCTTTTATAATGATAAACACAATTTGGCCTTGGCCACGTTCTTCCTGGCTATGCGGACCTGTCTGCCCTGCTCGTCCTCTATGGTGATATCCTTATCCCCGTCGGCTTTGATGAGTTTGCCCGTCAGCTGGCGCTTCTCCTCTACAGGCTCGTAAGTTCTCACCCTGACCTGCTTGCCCAGGGCCCATAAAAAGTCATTGTCTTTTTTCAGGGACCTGTCCAGGCCCGGAGAACACACATCAAGAGTGTAGCCCAGTTCGAACATTTTCTGATCGTCTATCCATGTGGAAACGGTCCTGTTGAAATGCGTACATTCATCAAGTGTTATACCGCCTTCCTTGTCCAGGATTATCTCCAGGAAAAAGGCCTTCCCGCCCCTGGTAGTAAGATCCACTACCTGATAACCTGAACTTTCGGCTTCCTTATTTATGTAATCCAGAAGATCTTCCGGTACTCTGAGTTTAACCATTGTTCGCCTCTTGTTCTTTTTCCGGTAAAAAAATAAGTGGGCGCCGGGCCCACTTACATTTGTTGCGTCAAACGTATGTGATTTTAATATAATAATATATGATTGTCAAGGGTTTTGATGATAACGCGTTATTCTATCCCCCGTTCAGGCTTTATCTGTTTTGAAGCGTCTTCATCCAACAGAAAGAAAAGCTGGCCGGCAACAGGCTTAACACGAGAAGCCGGAAGATCACTATCTCCCCGCTCGAGTACCCGTCTCACTATCGCGGCTTTGCCTCTTCCGGAGACCAGAAAAACCACGTTCTTGGAGGAATTAATTACAGAAAGCCCCAGGCTGACGCGCTGATGCCTCGTCTGGCCGCCATTGACCGAAACCGTAAGCCTCTCTGTGGTAAATAGATCCGGGTTTCCCGGAAAAAGCGAAGCGGTATGTCCGTCTCTGCCCATACCCAAAACCACCAGATCGAACACGGGAGATCCATATCCTTCCTTACTGAAAAAATCCGATAACTCTTCTTCATATCGGCGCGCGGCAGCCTCGGCGCTGTTCTCGGCAACCGGGACAGGATGGCAGTTGGAAGGATCGATCCCGGCAGGCTCCAGGAGCAGTTCATTTATCAAACGGTAATTACTGTCTTTATCTTCAAGAGGAACGAACCGTTCATCTGCAAGGAATAGATGGGTCCTCTCCCAGGGAAGGTTTTTGGACAGGACGAGCCTTCGATAAAGACCCACGGGAGAACATCCTCCCGAAAGAGCTACGACGAATAGGTTCCTTTCACGGAGAGCCTGTGCGGCCGCCTCTTGCCAGATCTTCTCGGCAGCCCGTGCCAGCTCATCCTCTGAACTGAAGATCCGGATATCACATTCGGGCATAAAAAGTTCCTCGTATAGCCCCGGGCTCACTCTTCGTAATCCCAGAAAGGCGAAAAAATGTCTTCGTCATATTCAACTGATGTGGTTCCTTCCGGACGGCCGTACTCATCATAGTATTCGTTTTGTTCCCCGGCAAGCGGCGGGTCCGGATTGTATTCTTCCGCGGGGAGGCGTTCTTTGTCGCCGTAGTACTGCTTGGCCACCAGATCACCTTCGGAGTTATACAGTTTTCTTTCGGTCAGTTTCCCGCTGGGACCGTAATAACCCTCAGCCACCATGTTCCCGCCTTCGTACTTAAAACGCATAGCGGCCCAGCCGTCAGGTCCTTCCCGAAGATCACCGTTCTCGCCGTAATAGGCTTCGGCTATCTTGTGCCCTTCGTCATCGTATTCTATGTACTGTTCCAGAGTACCATCCTCGCGGTAATATTTTTCCAGCTTGATATCCCCCTCTGAATCATACCTTTTGACGGATCTTACGTTCCCGTTATCCCAGTAATCCTTGTTTTCCATCCAGCTGGACTGGGCGGAACACTGCAGAAGCGAAAAAAAGAACATAAAGAGCACTACAGCTAAAAACATTATTCTCTTCATTTTGGCTTACACCTTTCCCTTCTCTTTTAATTATACCCGGAGAACTGTTCGGTTCTTATGGTATCTTCTCCAAGCGCGAGGTCTTCGCACAACACTTTTCTCAGGCCCTTCAGCATTCCTGGGGGCCCGCATATATAGAACACCCGCTGCGTGTAATCGGGTATCTCCTCTTTTATCATCTCCGCGTCTATAAGGCCCCTGCGGCACTGTTCCGATACCGGACATACATCGGGGGCGGTAAGAGTGTAAACTACCTGGAACTTATCGTTAACCTCAGCCATCCGATCCAAATCCTCCCTGAAAATTATATCCTCCTCGGTATTATTGCCGTAGATGAGAACCATTTCCGTGGGAAGTTTGCTGTCCGTGGCGTATTTGGCCATGCTCCTCACCGGCGTTATGCCTATACCGCCCGAGAGAAACGCGATCTTCCTGTCTTCTTCAAGAGTGAATTTCCCGTAAGGCATCCTGAGGCTCGCCCTGGCTCCCGGCTTCATCCGGTCGAGAGCTTTCGAAAAATCGCTTCCGGTAAGACGCTTGGTAAATTCGGCATACCCCTCTTCGGTCGGCGAATTGGAAAAGGAGAACGGCTTTTCCATTCCGGCGCCCCCGACATCTATCTTAACGAAAAAATACTGGCCGGCCTTGAACTCGATGCGTTTATCGATCCCGAAACGGAAGCTTTTCACCCCCGGGGCCCTGTCTATGACCTCTGTCAGATTTGTCTGGATCTGCTGCATGGAAAACTTCCTACCGCCGGCTGAGACTTTTTATGGCTTCTTCTTCTGTTCGATAGTGCCGTATGGCGCTGGTTATCTTGAGTATCCCCGCCAGGTCCTGCACCTTTCTTCCGACATTGATCACACCCACCTTCATACCCTCTCTCAGGTTCTCCTTGATAAAGTTTATCACACATGCGAAACCGGCGGTGTCCATATCGCTCACCCCGGTGAAATCGAGCAATATGGCCTTCGTTCCGGGGTCACTGACAGCGACGGAACAGACCTTGTAATAGTCCGCGGTGGACCCTACAGTGTAGGAGCCGATCATCCTGTATACCTTGACACCTTCGATGGTCTTTACCAGTTCCAAGCGGTTGGGTGCATCCATCATGCCGCGTCAGCCTTTACTGATTCACTTGGTGAACATTTCCTTTACGTAAACCGTTACTTTATCCAGGTCTATCATCTCTTTCTTGCCGGAGGAGCGGTCCTTGACCTCGATCTTGCCCTGGTCAAGGCCCTTCTTTCCGACTATTACCTGCATCGGGAAACCGACGAGGTCAGAATCGTTGAACTTGACGCCCGGAGACTTTTCCCTATCGTCTATTATGGTCTCGATGCCTGAGTCTATCAGCTCGGAATAAATGCGTTCCGCCTCGGACGCCACCTCACCTCCTTTGCCCACGGGTATGACCGCGACTTCGTAAGGACACAGGGATACCGGCCATATTATACCGTCACCGTCATGGCTGTTCTCGATGAGCGAAGCGAGTATCCTGTTGACACCGATGCCGTAACAGCCCATTATCGCAGGTTTTTCCTTGCCGTCCTCATCAAGAAATGTGGCGCCGAGAACTTCCGAATATTTTGTTCCCAGCTTGAAGGTGTGCCCCAGTTCGATGGAATATTTCATATCGATCCTGCCTCCGCATTTAGGGCAGGCGTCTTTTTCGGTTATTACGCGCGCGTCTATCCATTCAGCGACCTGAAAATCCCTGCCGGGGACGACGTTCTTCAGGTGCATGTTCTTCTCGTTGGCACCGGTAACGGCGTCGGTCATTGACCTGACGGAGTTATCGGCGACCATCCTGACGGAAAGACCTACGGGTCCGGAGAAACCCATGGCACCGCCGGTCACTTCTTCTATTTTCTTTTCATCCGCTAATTCCAGAGAACGTGCTTTGAGCGCGTTCTTTATCTTCGCCTCATTGGCTTCATGGTCGCCCCGAAGGAGCACCGCTACGGGTTCACCGTCAGCAATATAAACAAGCGTCTTTATAAGATCCGCCGGTCCGACCTTGAGGAAACGGCTTACATCCTCGACGGTGCTCTTCCCGGGAGTCTCCACTTTCTCCGGGGAGCCTTCCCCGGCGGAGGGATTTTTTCCGCCTTCCTCCGGGCGCACCGCGGCAACCTCGGTACTGGCGGCGTAACCGCAGGCCGAACAGACAATTATCCTGTCCTCACCGATATCCGAGGGGACCATGAACTCGTGGGAGACGGTCCCTCCCATGAGACCCGGATCGGCCTCAACGGGAAGGTAATCGATCCCGCACCTGTCAAATATCCGGCAGTAAGCATCGTACATCTTCTTGTAGCTTTTTTCCATGGCCTCAATGGAAATATCGAAACTGTACGCGTCCTTCATAATGAATTCGCAGCTTCTCACGACACCGAACCTGGGCCTGACCTCATCGCGGAACTTCGTCTGTATCTGGTAGAGTATGAGCGGAAGATCCTTGTAGGACCTCACCTCTCTAGAGACAAGATCGGTAATAACTTCTTCATGAGTTGGCCCGAGGGCGGTCTGCCTGCCGTGCCTGTCCTTGAACTTGATCATGACTTGGCCGATATCATCGTAACGGCCCGTCTTTTTCCAGAGATCGACCGGCTGCAGTGCCGGCATCAAGAGTTCCACCGCCCCCGAACGGTCCATCTCCTCCCTTACTATGTTCTCGGCCTTGCGCAGGACGCGGTATCCCATCGGCAGATAGGTATACGCACCGGCCGAAAGTCGGCGGATAAGACCGGCCCTTACCATTAGCTTATGGCTGGCCGCTTCGGCTTCCTGCGGATCTTCTTTTAACGTGGGTATAAAAGTATTGCTCCAACGCATGTTATATCCTTTCTCCTACAGCTTATCGATTATTCCCGCGGGGGACCATCTGTTATCTGCTCTTTTATCATCCTTACCAGCTCCTCCACGGCCTCGGACACGCGGACGGTCTTGATTATCTCGCCGTCGCGGAATATCGCGCCACGGTTCCTGCCAAAGGCTATCCCGATATCGGCGGTCCCAGCCTCCCCTGGACCGTTGACCTCGCAGCCCATGATAGCGATCGTAAGAGGCCTTGCGGTAAGTTCCTCCACCTCTTTCTGGAGTTTTTCAACAAGAGGGGCAAGATCCACCTGGCACCTGCCGCAGGTCGGGCAGGATATTATGCTGTGTCCGAAACTCCTGGCGCCCACTGCAGCGAGTATACGCTTCGCCGCGTCCACTTCGGGCAAAGGGCTTCCCGTCAATGATACCCTAATCGTATCCCCGATACCGTCAAGAAGAAGCGAACCTATGCCTATACTGGACCTGATGATGCCCTCCGAAGGCGGTCCCGCGGCGGTTACCCCGATATGAAAGGGATAATCGCAAAGACTTGCCATCATCCTGTAAGATTCGACCGTGGTTAGCACACTTGAGGCTTTAAGGGATATTATTAAATCCCCGAACCCTTTTTTCCGGAAGGGCTCCAAATACCTCTGAAGGGCCTCCACCATTTCGTGGGCGGTAGCGCCTTTTCCGGCGGCCATTTTCCCGATGGAACCGGAATTTATCCCGACACGTATCGGGAGCCCGGCCTCCATACAGGCGTCGATAACGGCCTCTATGTGCTCTCTCTTTGTGATGTTACCCGGGTTTATCCTTATTTTGTCCGAGCCTCGTTTTACCGATTCTATCGCGAGCCTGTGGTCGAAATGTATATCCGCGATAAGCGGTATCCCGATCTGCTTTTTTATCTCGCCGATGGCACGGGCCGAATCCATATCCTTCACCGCGACCCTTACCAGCTCACAGCCCGCCTTTTCAAGTTGCCTTATCTGCTTTACGGTGGAAAGGACGTCCCTGGTATCGGTCTTGGTCATCGACTGGATACTCACCGGGTGTTCCGAACCCATCTTGAGGCCTCCTACCGAAACTGTCCTGGTCTTCCTGCGCTGCAACATGTCACTATCCTATTTCCCGCCAAGCGGGGTGAACTTGATAAGGTCCTGCCAGCTCACGAAAAGAGCGAACGCGATAAGCATCACAAGGGCTATCTGAGTGACGACTTCCTGTACTTTCAGGCTCACGGGCCTGCCCTTGATCTTTTCGGCCGCCAGGAAAATAACATGCCCTCCGTCCAGCACCGGAAAAGGCAAAAGATTGAATATCGCAAGGGCCATGCTGACATGAGCCGTTATTATCAGAAGAGGCACTATTCCCAGACGGGCGGCCTGCCCCATAAGATGCGCTATCCCTATCGGTCCCGAAACAGAGGTCTTTACCGGCATCCCCCCCGTGATGAGCAGCCATATCCCCTTATAGGTCATACCGGTAAGATACACAAGCCTCTTCCCGCCGTGATAGAAAGCTTTCAGCGGATCGTAAGAAACGGAAAGTATCTCGCTACGGGGGGCTATGCCTATCATAGGCCTTGATGTCGTCTGCCCGAAAATGTTCTTAACGGTGGAGATATCCGGGGTTACCCGCATCTGTATTTTGCGCCCTTCGCGTAAGATCCCCAGATCCAGGTCTCGCGGCTCTTCCGAGGTCTTATCTTTTATGGCTTTTACTATATCATCCCAGTACTCGATATTCTCACCGCCGATCGAGA includes:
- a CDS encoding proline--tRNA ligase, whose translation is MRWSNTFIPTLKEDPQEAEAASHKLMVRAGLIRRLSAGAYTYLPMGYRVLRKAENIVREEMDRSGAVELLMPALQPVDLWKKTGRYDDIGQVMIKFKDRHGRQTALGPTHEEVITDLVSREVRSYKDLPLILYQIQTKFRDEVRPRFGVVRSCEFIMKDAYSFDISIEAMEKSYKKMYDAYCRIFDRCGIDYLPVEADPGLMGGTVSHEFMVPSDIGEDRIIVCSACGYAASTEVAAVRPEEGGKNPSAGEGSPEKVETPGKSTVEDVSRFLKVGPADLIKTLVYIADGEPVAVLLRGDHEANEAKIKNALKARSLELADEKKIEEVTGGAMGFSGPVGLSVRMVADNSVRSMTDAVTGANEKNMHLKNVVPGRDFQVAEWIDARVITEKDACPKCGGRIDMKYSIELGHTFKLGTKYSEVLGATFLDEDGKEKPAIMGCYGIGVNRILASLIENSHDGDGIIWPVSLCPYEVAVIPVGKGGEVASEAERIYSELIDSGIETIIDDREKSPGVKFNDSDLVGFPMQVIVGKKGLDQGKIEVKDRSSGKKEMIDLDKVTVYVKEMFTK
- a CDS encoding STAS domain-containing protein, whose amino-acid sequence is MMDAPNRLELVKTIEGVKVYRMIGSYTVGSTADYYKVCSVAVSDPGTKAILLDFTGVSDMDTAGFACVINFIKENLREGMKVGVINVGRKVQDLAGILKITSAIRHYRTEEEAIKSLSRR
- the nusA gene encoding transcription termination factor NusA; this encodes MNGALLTALERIEREKGISKDILFAAIESALVSAARKVIDDPDISKEDITVTMDQETGEITVFSEGEVVENERFGRIAAQTAKQVIIQKIREAERDVIFEKYEKKVGSIVSGGVHRFEKGNVIVELDDTEALLPKSGQIPRERFRQGEQIRAYLQKVERGTSGPEIILSRTDEGFVKKLFELEVPEISQGIVEIKSIAREAGERTKIAVSSKEEKVDPVGACVGMRGSRVRDIVRELHGERIDIVRWDDDIRTYLKTAVSPAEISQMVVDRESKTITLVVPQDQLSLLIGKKGRNIRLASKLLGWELIAESTEVVWEIPITEVQGIGEKTLKTLEGAGFDSVEKVLQSGAEGLLELDGVGQKTAEKIIAACEDAAAQVEAQEAEEAAEKESEASQEEAVEEAPEEEAAEEAEQPKEPEEEMPEEQGKTPAEEEAAEEVPEEETSEEAEEEKAEDETPSEEETREEEKETDQQEK
- the rseP gene encoding RIP metalloprotease RseP, with the translated sequence MGYGGGVEKLLTVIVVVIVFSVLILIHEAGHLVTAKRFGVDVEVFSLGMGKRLWGVKKGGTDYRISLIPFGGYIKMSGEDPSEASGGEHEFVSKPVGHRFWVIVSGALTNYVFAFFLFWVIFMIGVPTLSNEVGQVLKGYPAEEAGIRQGDRIVSIGGENIEYWDDIVKAIKDKTSEEPRDLDLGILREGRKIQMRVTPDISTVKNIFGQTTSRPMIGIAPRSEILSVSYDPLKAFYHGGKRLVYLTGMTYKGIWLLITGGMPVKTSVSGPIGIAHLMGQAARLGIVPLLIITAHVSMALAIFNLLPFPVLDGGHVIFLAAEKIKGRPVSLKVQEVVTQIALVMLIAFALFVSWQDLIKFTPLGGK
- the ispG gene encoding flavodoxin-dependent (E)-4-hydroxy-3-methylbut-2-enyl-diphosphate synthase, translating into MLQRRKTRTVSVGGLKMGSEHPVSIQSMTKTDTRDVLSTVKQIRQLEKAGCELVRVAVKDMDSARAIGEIKKQIGIPLIADIHFDHRLAIESVKRGSDKIRINPGNITKREHIEAVIDACMEAGLPIRVGINSGSIGKMAAGKGATAHEMVEALQRYLEPFRKKGFGDLIISLKASSVLTTVESYRMMASLCDYPFHIGVTAAGPPSEGIIRSSIGIGSLLLDGIGDTIRVSLTGSPLPEVDAAKRILAAVGARSFGHSIISCPTCGRCQVDLAPLVEKLQKEVEELTARPLTIAIMGCEVNGPGEAGTADIGIAFGRNRGAIFRDGEIIKTVRVSEAVEELVRMIKEQITDGPPRE
- the pgl gene encoding 6-phosphogluconolactonase, whose translation is MPECDIRIFSSEDELARAAEKIWQEAAAQALRERNLFVVALSGGCSPVGLYRRLVLSKNLPWERTHLFLADERFVPLEDKDSNYRLINELLLEPAGIDPSNCHPVPVAENSAEAAARRYEEELSDFFSKEGYGSPVFDLVVLGMGRDGHTASLFPGNPDLFTTERLTVSVNGGQTRHQRVSLGLSVINSSKNVVFLVSGRGKAAIVRRVLERGDSDLPASRVKPVAGQLFFLLDEDASKQIKPERGIE